One window from the genome of Actinoplanes teichomyceticus ATCC 31121 encodes:
- a CDS encoding alpha/beta hydrolase translates to MHLSRSRLVVAGIAGIALVAGSSVAAEAASPARTSKIESKRVDSVPTPKLGWYKCYEIAECATVKLPLDYDKPKGAKTEIAVLRVKAKDQKHKIGSLFLNPGGPGGSGTDIALNAPYFLSESLLQKFDIVGVDPRGIGASANIKCFTSVKAQSAVMAKLNIAFPVGAKQEATYTAGAKAFGKACSTTGKPLSGAMSTAEVARDMDVIRRAVGDKKLTYLGFSYGTVLGEYYANMFPDRVRALAIDGNLDPRAWVGAGSAGDRILDARLHSADGAYRALKEIFKRCDRAGEKYCAFAAGNPEANFAAITRSLKAKPVVVTDEEGTFTITYADFVSAELSALYSPYAGENTMQLAADIAALIKGGSSPAVAAARTSVLDRIRTARATGYDFPYDNSFETTMGVVCTDGTHPKNAASWPAATAVRDRQAPYFGRAWGYIDAPCARSTWTVRDEDAYRGPFNKRTSAPVLLIGNYWDPATNYDASVAMSRVLPNSRLLTSDNWGHTAYGTGACATAAIDNYLLKVALPAKGTTCAAEHQPFTEPIETGGEPATATTMSATPGKRLPPVAAPRPVSILTGGR, encoded by the coding sequence ATGCACCTCTCAAGATCGCGGCTGGTGGTCGCCGGAATCGCCGGCATCGCTCTGGTCGCCGGATCGTCGGTGGCGGCCGAAGCGGCGTCGCCGGCCCGCACCAGCAAGATCGAGAGCAAGCGGGTCGACTCGGTGCCGACACCGAAGCTCGGCTGGTACAAGTGCTACGAGATCGCCGAGTGCGCGACGGTGAAGTTGCCACTCGACTACGACAAGCCGAAGGGCGCGAAGACCGAGATCGCGGTTCTGCGGGTCAAGGCCAAGGATCAGAAGCACAAGATCGGCAGCCTGTTCCTCAACCCGGGCGGACCGGGTGGCTCGGGCACCGACATCGCGCTCAACGCGCCGTACTTCCTGAGCGAATCGCTGCTGCAGAAGTTCGACATCGTCGGGGTCGACCCGCGGGGGATCGGCGCCAGCGCGAACATCAAGTGCTTCACCTCCGTCAAGGCGCAGTCCGCCGTCATGGCGAAGCTGAACATCGCCTTCCCGGTCGGCGCGAAACAGGAGGCCACCTACACCGCGGGGGCCAAGGCGTTCGGCAAGGCCTGCTCGACCACCGGCAAGCCGCTCTCCGGCGCGATGTCCACCGCCGAGGTCGCGCGGGACATGGACGTCATCCGGCGGGCGGTCGGTGACAAGAAGCTGACCTACCTGGGCTTCAGCTACGGCACCGTGCTCGGCGAGTACTACGCCAACATGTTCCCGGACCGGGTGCGGGCGCTGGCCATCGACGGCAACCTCGACCCGCGGGCCTGGGTCGGCGCCGGCTCGGCCGGTGACCGCATCCTGGACGCCCGGCTGCACTCGGCGGACGGCGCGTACCGGGCGCTGAAGGAGATCTTCAAGCGCTGCGACCGGGCCGGCGAGAAGTACTGCGCGTTCGCGGCCGGCAACCCGGAGGCGAACTTCGCGGCGATCACCCGCAGCCTCAAGGCCAAGCCCGTCGTCGTCACCGACGAGGAGGGCACCTTCACGATCACCTACGCCGACTTCGTCTCCGCCGAGCTCAGCGCGCTCTACTCGCCGTACGCGGGGGAGAACACCATGCAGCTGGCGGCGGACATCGCGGCGCTGATCAAGGGCGGTTCCTCGCCGGCGGTGGCGGCGGCACGGACCTCGGTGCTGGACCGGATCCGGACCGCCCGCGCGACCGGGTACGACTTCCCGTACGACAACAGCTTCGAGACCACCATGGGCGTGGTCTGCACCGACGGCACCCACCCGAAGAACGCCGCCAGCTGGCCGGCGGCGACCGCGGTCCGGGACCGGCAGGCGCCGTACTTCGGGCGGGCCTGGGGTTACATCGACGCCCCGTGCGCCCGGAGCACCTGGACGGTGCGCGACGAGGACGCGTACCGGGGACCGTTCAACAAGCGGACGTCCGCTCCGGTGCTGCTGATCGGCAACTACTGGGACCCGGCGACCAACTACGACGCGTCCGTGGCGATGAGCCGGGTGCTGCCCAACTCGCGGCTGCTGACCAGCGACAACTGGGGGCACACCGCGTACGGGACGGGCGCCTGCGCCACCGCCGCGATCGACAACTACCTGTTGAAGGTGGCGCTGCCGGCCAAGGGCACCACGTGCGCGGCGGAGCACCAGCCGTTCACCGAGCCGATCGAGACCGGCGGCGAGCCGGCGACCGCGACCACGATGAGCGCGACGCCCGGCAAGCGGCTGCCGCCGGTGGCCGCGCCGCGACCGGTCTCCATCCTCACCGGCGGTCGATGA
- a CDS encoding SemiSWEET transporter has product MSAHAFGLLGAALSMSIAWPQVYLSCVRRRTGGLSPAACLLAVAMPAGWLTYGLLIGDRIQVVSAVLNVTAGLAVLAALLVTQAAVRSLRVLRAGAGVAGAVLLAVCAAATAAALPQVTAAHAGAMLGAVLPVGSLMSALPQPLALLRDRACDVSGLSPARFRLAVASATSWLLYGIATGQAAVGASALVSLVSALTVCLALAARRPAAAYPEIAPPQWRASVVTRSLAVTGI; this is encoded by the coding sequence ATGTCTGCGCACGCCTTCGGCCTCCTCGGAGCCGCCCTGTCCATGTCCATCGCCTGGCCTCAGGTGTATCTCTCCTGCGTGCGCCGCCGGACCGGGGGCCTGTCCCCGGCCGCGTGCCTGCTCGCGGTGGCGATGCCGGCCGGCTGGCTGACGTACGGGCTGCTGATCGGGGACCGGATCCAGGTGGTGTCCGCCGTTCTCAACGTGACCGCCGGCCTGGCCGTGCTGGCCGCGCTGCTGGTCACCCAGGCGGCGGTGCGCTCGCTGCGGGTGCTGCGCGCCGGGGCCGGGGTGGCCGGCGCGGTGCTGCTCGCCGTCTGCGCGGCCGCGACCGCGGCGGCGCTGCCGCAGGTGACCGCGGCGCACGCGGGCGCGATGCTGGGCGCCGTCCTGCCGGTCGGCTCGCTGATGTCGGCGCTCCCGCAGCCGCTGGCGCTTCTGCGCGACCGCGCGTGCGACGTCTCCGGGCTGTCGCCGGCCCGGTTCCGGCTGGCTGTGGCGTCCGCCACGTCCTGGTTGCTCTACGGCATCGCCACCGGACAGGCCGCCGTCGGCGCCTCGGCGCTGGTGAGCCTGGTCAGCGCGCTGACCGTCTGCCTCGCCCTGGCGGCCCGCCGACCTGCGGCGGCGTACCCGGAGATCGCGCCGCCGCAGTGGCGTGCGTCGGTGGTCACCCGCAGCCTCGCCGTCACCGGGATCTGA
- a CDS encoding GNAT family N-acetyltransferase, with protein MNLVPLDLDRDLELLHAWVTHPRSHFWGLQGADPQRVRAEYERIAADPHHHAWLGLDDDGTPLFLAETYDPAHSELAEHYPVRPGDLGMHVLVAPPTRQRSGVTSAVMRAVMDFCFAQPGVDRVVVEPDVRNEAIARKNAEVGFVEERHVTLRDKVARLSFCTRTAYAMSAPHLQPAAIAYAHRRLIAKAIAEFSHERLIEPIAEGTGRYRVGDLAFTARRYALNHWVVDADSLTGPLDALDFIAGLRETLGIPEKLLGTYLEEISATLAGTAWKVTHRRESAAELVHADFQTIEAAMTEGHPGFVANNGRIGFGLQDHEAFAPEAGRPVRLRWVAVRKDESLFVTAGDEREHYLAELGEPTLARYERQLRGHGLDPDDYRYLPVHPWQWEHKVTVTFAPDVARRSIVPLDEGPDRYRAQQSIRTFFNVDRPERHYVKTAIAVQNMGFLRGLSPKYMQATPPINEWVRQLVDGDEELRACGFGVLRELASIGYTGDAYHRTGTPGAYTKMLAALWRESPVPRLAAGERLATMASLLHRDRDGNALVSALIAASGRSAAEWVAAYFRAYLRPIVHCLLRHDLAFMPHGENLILVLENHVPRRVFMKDIGEEVAVMNDQPLPAEVERIRIDVTDEIKELALFTDVFDGFLRHLAGILASDGVLPEREFWALAGDCVRAHAKDHPELTGRLDLLRPTFKHSCLNRLQLRNTLQMVDLTDQAGSLIFAGELENPIAVFG; from the coding sequence ATGAACCTCGTACCCCTGGACCTCGACCGCGACCTGGAGCTGCTGCACGCGTGGGTGACCCACCCCCGGTCGCACTTCTGGGGCCTGCAGGGCGCCGACCCGCAGCGGGTCCGCGCCGAGTACGAACGGATCGCCGCCGACCCGCACCACCACGCGTGGCTCGGCCTGGACGACGACGGCACCCCGCTGTTCCTGGCCGAGACCTACGACCCGGCGCACAGCGAGCTGGCCGAGCACTACCCGGTGCGCCCCGGCGACCTCGGTATGCACGTGCTGGTCGCCCCGCCGACCCGGCAGCGCTCCGGGGTCACCTCCGCGGTGATGCGCGCGGTGATGGACTTCTGCTTCGCCCAGCCCGGCGTCGACCGGGTCGTCGTCGAGCCGGACGTGCGCAACGAGGCGATCGCCCGGAAGAACGCCGAGGTGGGCTTCGTCGAGGAGCGGCACGTCACGCTGCGGGACAAGGTGGCCCGGCTGAGCTTCTGCACCCGGACCGCGTACGCGATGAGCGCGCCGCACCTGCAGCCCGCCGCGATCGCCTACGCGCACCGCCGGCTGATCGCGAAGGCGATCGCCGAATTCAGTCACGAGCGGCTGATCGAGCCGATCGCCGAGGGCACCGGCCGGTACCGCGTCGGCGATCTCGCCTTCACCGCGCGGCGGTACGCGCTCAACCACTGGGTGGTGGACGCCGACTCGCTGACCGGGCCGCTCGACGCGCTGGACTTCATCGCCGGGCTGCGCGAGACGCTCGGCATCCCGGAGAAGCTGCTCGGGACGTACCTGGAGGAGATCTCCGCGACCCTGGCTGGCACCGCCTGGAAGGTCACCCACCGCCGGGAGAGCGCCGCGGAGCTGGTCCATGCGGACTTCCAGACCATCGAGGCGGCGATGACCGAGGGCCATCCCGGCTTCGTGGCCAACAACGGGCGGATCGGTTTCGGTCTGCAGGACCACGAGGCCTTCGCCCCGGAGGCGGGGCGGCCGGTCCGGCTGCGCTGGGTCGCGGTGCGCAAGGACGAGAGCCTGTTCGTCACCGCCGGCGACGAGCGCGAGCACTACCTCGCCGAGCTCGGCGAGCCGACCCTCGCGCGGTACGAGCGGCAGCTGCGCGGGCACGGGCTGGACCCGGACGACTACCGCTACCTGCCGGTCCACCCGTGGCAGTGGGAGCACAAGGTCACCGTGACGTTCGCCCCGGACGTGGCCCGCCGCTCGATCGTGCCGCTCGACGAGGGCCCCGACCGGTACCGCGCCCAGCAGTCGATCCGCACGTTCTTCAACGTCGACCGGCCCGAACGGCACTACGTGAAGACCGCGATCGCGGTGCAGAACATGGGCTTCCTGCGTGGGCTGTCGCCGAAGTACATGCAGGCCACCCCGCCGATCAACGAGTGGGTGCGGCAGCTGGTGGACGGCGACGAGGAGCTGCGCGCCTGCGGCTTCGGGGTGCTGCGGGAGCTGGCCTCGATCGGCTACACCGGGGACGCGTACCACCGGACCGGGACGCCCGGCGCGTACACGAAAATGCTCGCCGCCCTCTGGCGTGAGAGCCCGGTGCCGCGGCTCGCCGCGGGTGAGCGGCTGGCCACCATGGCCAGCCTCCTGCACCGCGACCGGGACGGCAACGCCCTGGTGTCCGCGCTGATCGCGGCCTCCGGACGCAGCGCCGCGGAGTGGGTCGCCGCGTACTTCCGGGCCTACCTGCGGCCGATCGTGCACTGCCTGCTCCGGCACGACCTGGCCTTCATGCCGCACGGCGAGAACCTGATCCTGGTGCTGGAGAACCACGTGCCGCGCCGGGTGTTCATGAAGGACATCGGCGAGGAGGTGGCGGTGATGAACGACCAGCCGCTGCCCGCCGAGGTGGAGCGGATCCGGATCGACGTCACCGACGAGATCAAGGAACTCGCGCTGTTCACCGATGTGTTCGACGGCTTCCTGCGGCACCTGGCCGGGATCCTGGCCTCCGACGGGGTGCTGCCCGAGCGCGAGTTCTGGGCGCTGGCCGGCGACTGCGTGCGTGCGCACGCCAAGGACCACCCGGAGCTCACCGGGCGTCTGGACCTGCTGCGGCCGACCTTCAAGCACTCCTGCCTCAACCGGCTGCAGCTGCGCAACACGCTGCAGATGGTCGACCTGACCGACCAGGCCGGCTCGCTGATCTTCGCCGGTGAGCTGGAGAACCCGATCGCCGTGTTCGGATGA
- a CDS encoding GNAT family N-acetyltransferase — MTAVFTRKLTDLGEFSLIPLDPVGHAELVHSWVVQPRNRFWGMLDHTVEQVRDIYAFVDSLDSHHAYLIRIDAQPVGIFQTYQPEHDPVGECYDVLPGDFGVHLLFSAGDRHLPHLTSRAMPALLEFSFRDPGTRRLIVEPDIRNEKAVARMRRQGFELGPEIDLGYKRARLAFLTRARWEALAAS; from the coding sequence ATGACCGCCGTCTTCACCCGCAAGCTGACCGATCTCGGCGAGTTCAGCCTGATCCCGCTCGACCCGGTCGGGCACGCCGAGCTGGTGCACTCCTGGGTGGTCCAGCCCCGCAACCGGTTCTGGGGGATGCTGGATCACACCGTCGAGCAGGTGCGCGACATCTACGCGTTCGTCGACAGCCTGGACAGCCACCACGCGTACCTGATCCGGATCGACGCCCAGCCGGTCGGCATCTTCCAGACGTACCAGCCGGAGCACGACCCGGTCGGCGAGTGCTACGACGTGCTTCCCGGCGACTTCGGGGTGCACCTGCTGTTCTCCGCGGGCGACCGGCACCTGCCGCACCTGACCAGCCGGGCGATGCCGGCCCTGCTGGAGTTCTCGTTCCGCGACCCGGGCACCCGCCGCCTGATCGTCGAGCCGGACATCCGCAACGAGAAGGCCGTCGCCCGGATGCGGCGGCAGGGCTTCGAGCTCGGCCCGGAGATCGATCTGGGGTACAAGCGGGCGCGGCTCGCGTTCCTCACCCGCGCGCGCTGGGAGGCGCTGGCGGCGTCCTGA
- a CDS encoding penicillin acylase family protein, with the protein MRVYRDAYGIPHLRAGSVDELAFLQGRVTANDRGRQITVERLRAEGRLASVAGAAEVGWDRFARRARLDDTARRCFDALSEPTRRWLTAYADGVRAGGVAWHPWSSLGVFQVQHILFGTFPNKMWRAHVAATLGADALSWFAVEGPGGAGSNAWAVPGTIAGDPHRLLELPGVYQQIRLACPEFDVAGLTFPGVPGVQHFGHAGSVAWAITNAMADYQDLYRERFRETPDGLQARGPAGWEPVHRHRETITVRDGDPVVVDVVETARGPVIDGDLSLRTPARVAADLGFDTLLPLLRATTADEVADALAGWVEPVNSVLVADRTGRLLQLTAGRVPVRDDRNRLLPVPAWEPRHAWQPGWAAPYRAAVTGAVNANDRRPDTAPYGVDFAPPGRARRIRELLDAGAAHEQIHMDTSMPAGSLDAGRLAARRSAAARRLHEHPALRPLFAEPGYDPLFAPWTDPRARIGHALDGVLAGLGLTVSDLADDPPAGTWGARHLLHPLVLPGLDCAPPRVELGGSAGCVLNTSSIPGVSDLCWRGPVARYVWDLTDRQRSRWVVPFGAADDPESPHFTDQLPLWANGELVPLITDWDRLAPDPVLCQEPR; encoded by the coding sequence ATGAGGGTGTACCGCGACGCCTACGGGATCCCGCACCTGCGCGCCGGCTCGGTCGACGAACTGGCGTTTCTGCAGGGGCGGGTGACCGCGAACGATCGTGGCCGGCAGATCACCGTGGAGCGGCTGCGCGCGGAGGGCCGGCTGGCGTCGGTGGCCGGCGCCGCGGAGGTGGGCTGGGACCGGTTCGCCCGGCGGGCCCGGCTCGACGACACCGCCCGCCGGTGCTTCGACGCGCTGTCGGAGCCGACCCGGCGGTGGCTGACCGCCTACGCCGACGGCGTCCGGGCCGGCGGCGTCGCCTGGCACCCGTGGTCGTCGCTCGGCGTCTTCCAGGTGCAGCACATCCTGTTCGGCACCTTCCCGAACAAGATGTGGCGGGCGCACGTCGCCGCGACGCTGGGCGCCGACGCGCTGTCCTGGTTCGCGGTCGAGGGCCCGGGCGGCGCCGGCAGCAACGCCTGGGCGGTGCCCGGCACGATCGCCGGCGACCCGCACCGGCTGCTCGAACTGCCCGGCGTCTACCAGCAGATCCGACTGGCCTGCCCGGAGTTCGACGTGGCCGGGCTGACCTTCCCGGGCGTGCCCGGCGTCCAGCACTTCGGTCACGCCGGCAGCGTGGCCTGGGCGATCACCAACGCGATGGCCGATTACCAGGACCTCTACCGGGAGCGGTTCCGCGAGACGCCGGACGGCCTGCAGGCCCGCGGCCCGGCCGGCTGGGAGCCGGTCCACCGGCACCGGGAGACCATCACGGTACGCGACGGTGACCCGGTCGTCGTCGACGTCGTGGAGACCGCGCGGGGCCCGGTGATCGACGGTGACCTGAGCCTGCGCACCCCGGCACGGGTCGCTGCGGACCTCGGCTTCGACACCCTGCTCCCGCTGCTGCGGGCCACCACGGCCGACGAGGTGGCCGACGCGCTCGCCGGTTGGGTGGAACCGGTCAACAGCGTCCTGGTGGCGGACCGCACGGGCCGGCTGTTGCAGCTCACCGCCGGCCGGGTGCCGGTGCGTGACGATCGCAACCGGCTGCTCCCGGTCCCCGCCTGGGAGCCGCGGCACGCGTGGCAGCCGGGGTGGGCCGCGCCCTACCGGGCCGCGGTGACCGGCGCGGTGAACGCCAACGACCGGCGGCCGGACACCGCGCCGTACGGGGTGGACTTCGCCCCGCCGGGCCGGGCCCGGCGGATCCGGGAGCTGCTGGACGCCGGCGCCGCGCACGAACAGATCCACATGGACACCTCGATGCCGGCCGGCTCGCTCGACGCGGGCCGGCTCGCCGCCCGGCGCTCCGCGGCGGCCCGGCGCCTGCACGAGCACCCGGCGCTGCGGCCGCTGTTCGCCGAGCCCGGGTACGACCCGCTCTTCGCACCGTGGACCGACCCGCGAGCCCGGATCGGGCACGCCCTGGACGGGGTCCTCGCCGGACTCGGCCTGACCGTTTCGGATCTGGCCGATGACCCGCCCGCCGGCACCTGGGGCGCCCGTCACCTGCTGCACCCGCTCGTCCTGCCCGGGCTGGACTGCGCGCCGCCCCGAGTCGAGCTCGGCGGCTCCGCCGGCTGCGTGCTCAACACGTCCAGCATCCCCGGGGTCAGCGACCTCTGCTGGCGCGGCCCGGTGGCCCGCTACGTCTGGGACCTCACCGACCGGCAGCGCAGCCGCTGGGTCGTGCCGTTCGGCGCGGCCGACGACCCGGAGTCGCCGCACTTCACCGACCAGCTGCCGCTCTGGGCGAACGGCGAGCTGGTCCCGCTGATCACCGACTGGGACCGGCTCGCCCCGGATCCCGTTCTCTGCCAGGAGCCACGATGA
- a CDS encoding pyridoxal phosphate-dependent decarboxylase family protein codes for MSPHLFSGSTLDAYTSGVWHASALLADRVKAVRQPYSGATVADLQEQVDAVDLDRPLGDTGAALHEVARLYVDNAVWFHEPTYVAHLNCPVAIPALSAEVLISAINSSVDTWDQSATGTLIERRLIDWTAGRIGFGPGADGVFTSGGTQSNLQALLLAREEALAGRPERDIPRLRIFATTESHFSVSKSAAILGMAADAVVGVATDGTGRMDPVALAAAIEDVRRDGGVPMAVVATAGTTDLGRIDPVEAIGTICAEQGVWFHVDAAYGCGLLVSTRRRHLLDGIERADSVTVDFHKSFFQPVSSSAIVVRRGETLRRIAVHADYLNPRTATVPNQVDKSLQTTRRFDALKLWMTLRTMGSDEIGDMFDTVVDRAYEVYQAIQADPDFEAVAEPTLSTVLFRYRPEGVGVAECDELMPRLRQRLFYGGQAIVAGTTIGGHYWLKFTLLNPNTTMEHLSNVLNLIRLTGRDLLATTSDAAVMV; via the coding sequence GTGTCCCCGCATCTCTTCTCCGGGTCCACGCTGGACGCTTACACGTCCGGGGTGTGGCACGCGTCGGCACTGCTGGCCGACCGGGTGAAGGCGGTGCGGCAGCCGTACTCCGGCGCCACCGTCGCCGATCTCCAGGAGCAGGTCGACGCCGTCGACCTGGACCGGCCGCTCGGCGACACCGGCGCGGCCCTGCACGAGGTCGCCCGGCTCTACGTGGACAACGCCGTCTGGTTCCACGAGCCGACCTACGTCGCCCACCTGAACTGCCCGGTCGCCATCCCCGCGCTCAGCGCCGAGGTGCTGATCTCCGCGATCAACTCCTCGGTCGACACCTGGGACCAGAGCGCCACCGGCACCCTGATCGAGCGCCGGCTGATCGACTGGACCGCCGGGCGGATCGGCTTCGGGCCCGGCGCGGACGGCGTGTTCACCAGCGGCGGCACCCAGTCCAACCTGCAGGCCCTGCTGCTCGCCCGGGAGGAGGCCCTGGCCGGCCGGCCGGAGCGGGACATTCCGCGGCTGCGGATCTTCGCCACCACCGAGAGCCACTTCAGCGTGAGCAAGTCGGCCGCGATCCTGGGCATGGCCGCGGACGCGGTGGTCGGCGTGGCCACCGACGGCACCGGCCGGATGGACCCGGTCGCGCTGGCCGCGGCGATCGAGGACGTACGCCGCGACGGCGGTGTCCCGATGGCCGTGGTCGCCACCGCCGGCACCACCGACCTGGGCCGCATCGACCCGGTCGAGGCCATCGGCACGATCTGCGCCGAGCAGGGCGTCTGGTTCCACGTGGACGCCGCGTACGGCTGCGGCCTGCTGGTCTCCACCCGCCGCCGGCACCTGCTGGACGGCATCGAGCGCGCCGACTCGGTGACCGTCGACTTCCACAAGAGCTTCTTCCAGCCGGTCAGCTCCAGCGCGATCGTGGTGCGCCGGGGCGAGACGCTGCGCCGGATCGCGGTGCACGCCGACTACCTGAACCCGCGCACCGCCACCGTTCCCAACCAGGTCGACAAGAGCCTGCAGACCACCCGGCGGTTCGACGCGCTCAAGCTCTGGATGACCCTGCGCACCATGGGCTCCGACGAGATCGGCGACATGTTCGACACCGTGGTCGACCGGGCGTACGAGGTGTACCAGGCGATCCAGGCGGACCCGGACTTCGAGGCGGTGGCCGAGCCGACGCTGAGCACCGTGCTGTTCCGCTACCGGCCCGAGGGGGTCGGCGTCGCCGAGTGCGACGAGCTGATGCCCCGGCTGCGCCAGCGGCTGTTCTACGGCGGGCAGGCGATCGTCGCCGGCACCACCATCGGCGGCCACTACTGGCTGAAGTTCACCCTGCTCAACCCGAACACGACGATGGAGCACCTGAGCAACGTGCTGAACCTGATCCGGCTCACCGGCCGCGACCTGCTGGCCACCACGAGCGACGCGGCGGTGATGGTGTGA
- a CDS encoding lysine N(6)-hydroxylase/L-ornithine N(5)-oxygenase family protein, whose amino-acid sequence MRTYDFAAIGVGPFNLGLAALTEDRPELDGIFLEQRAGFDWHPGLMIEGVTIQVPFLADLVTMADPTSRFSFLNYLKQVGRLYPFYIRESFFPLRAEYNAYCKWVAAQMSAIRWNTRVDSVTHDGEAYLVHAAGETFRARKLVLGVGTAPRVPAVVDQGPYVHSADYLPTKAKLQQLDSITVVGSGQSAAEIYHDLLADIDTYGYHLSWITRSPRFFPMEYTKLTLEMTSPDYIRYHHGLPMPARDRLAREQRNLYKGISGDLINAIYETLYAKSLAGPVPTTLLSGAELDGVIWDEAEGRYTLTLSHSEQGRSFTASTQGLVLATGYAARVPSFLDPVRDRIRWDARGRFDVAVDYSVDVHGDEIFVQNAEEHTHSLTAPDLGMGPYRNSVILKGLTGHEIYPIEERIAFQQFGAPTADLPRQLVTS is encoded by the coding sequence ATGCGGACCTACGACTTCGCGGCGATCGGCGTCGGCCCGTTCAACCTGGGCCTGGCCGCGCTCACCGAGGACCGGCCCGAGCTGGACGGGATCTTCCTGGAGCAGCGGGCCGGGTTCGACTGGCACCCCGGCCTGATGATCGAGGGTGTCACGATCCAGGTCCCGTTCCTGGCCGACCTGGTCACCATGGCCGACCCGACCTCCCGGTTCAGCTTCCTGAACTACCTCAAGCAGGTTGGCCGGCTGTACCCGTTCTACATCCGGGAGAGCTTCTTCCCGCTGCGCGCGGAGTACAACGCGTACTGCAAGTGGGTGGCGGCGCAGATGAGCGCGATCCGCTGGAACACCCGGGTGGACTCGGTCACCCACGACGGCGAGGCGTACCTGGTGCACGCCGCGGGGGAGACGTTCCGGGCGCGCAAGCTGGTGCTGGGCGTCGGCACCGCGCCGCGCGTCCCGGCCGTCGTCGACCAGGGGCCGTACGTGCACAGCGCCGACTACCTGCCGACCAAGGCGAAGCTGCAACAGCTCGACTCGATCACCGTGGTCGGCAGCGGGCAGAGCGCCGCCGAGATCTACCACGACCTGCTCGCCGACATCGACACGTACGGCTACCACCTGAGCTGGATCACCCGGTCGCCACGGTTCTTCCCGATGGAGTACACCAAGCTGACCCTGGAGATGACCTCTCCGGACTACATCCGCTACCACCACGGGCTGCCGATGCCGGCACGCGACCGGCTCGCCCGCGAGCAGCGCAACCTCTACAAGGGCATCAGCGGCGACCTGATCAACGCGATCTACGAGACGCTCTACGCCAAGAGCCTGGCCGGCCCGGTCCCGACCACCCTGCTCAGCGGCGCCGAGCTGGACGGGGTGATCTGGGACGAGGCCGAGGGCCGGTACACGCTCACCCTCAGCCACTCCGAGCAGGGCCGCTCGTTCACCGCGAGCACCCAGGGCCTGGTGCTGGCCACCGGGTACGCCGCCCGCGTCCCGTCCTTCCTGGACCCGGTGCGCGACCGCATCCGGTGGGACGCCCGCGGCCGCTTCGACGTGGCCGTCGACTACTCGGTCGACGTCCACGGCGACGAGATCTTCGTGCAGAACGCCGAGGAGCACACGCACAGCCTCACCGCCCCGGACCTGGGCATGGGCCCGTACCGGAACTCGGTGATCCTCAAGGGCCTGACCGGGCACGAGATCTACCCGATCGAGGAGCGGATCGCCTTCCAGCAGTTCGGCGCGCCGACCGCCGACCTTCCCCGGCAACTGGTGACCTCATGA